From Aquabacter sp. L1I39, the proteins below share one genomic window:
- the pyrH gene encoding UMP kinase, producing the protein MTDLPYPRVLIKVSGEALMGPEPFGLHPPTVTRIARDLVAVRALGCEVAVVVGGGNILRGARVAGEDLDRSTADHMGMLATVMNCLALEQAVEAAGEPARTMSAIPMPTVCEPYARQPAMRHLRRGRVVLLAGGTGNPYFTTDTGAALRAAELDCDAVLKATNVDGVYTADPKLDPNAQRYDRLTHDEALAHDLKVMDAAAFALAREAALPIIVFSIREPGAIVLAARGEGRVTVVAP; encoded by the coding sequence GTGACCGACCTTCCCTATCCCCGCGTCCTCATCAAGGTCTCCGGCGAGGCCTTGATGGGACCGGAGCCGTTCGGGCTCCATCCCCCCACCGTCACGCGCATCGCCCGTGACCTTGTGGCCGTGCGTGCGCTCGGCTGCGAGGTGGCGGTCGTCGTCGGCGGCGGCAATATCCTGCGTGGCGCGCGGGTGGCGGGCGAGGATCTCGACCGCTCCACGGCCGACCACATGGGCATGCTCGCCACCGTCATGAACTGCCTGGCCCTGGAGCAGGCGGTGGAGGCGGCGGGCGAGCCTGCGCGCACCATGTCGGCGATTCCCATGCCGACCGTGTGCGAGCCCTATGCGCGCCAGCCGGCCATGCGGCATCTGCGGCGCGGCCGCGTGGTGCTGCTGGCGGGTGGCACAGGCAATCCCTATTTCACCACCGACACCGGGGCCGCGCTGCGCGCCGCGGAGTTGGACTGCGACGCTGTGCTCAAGGCGACCAATGTGGACGGCGTCTATACTGCCGACCCGAAGCTCGACCCCAACGCGCAGCGCTATGACCGCCTCACCCACGACGAGGCGCTTGCCCATGATCTCAAGGTCATGGACGCTGCGGCCTTCGCGCTTGCCCGCGAGGCGGCCTTGCCGATAATCGTCTTCTCCATCCGCGAGCCGGGCGCCATCGTCTTGGCGGCGCGGGGCGAGGGACGCGTGACCGTGGTTGCGCCCTAG
- the tsf gene encoding translation elongation factor Ts — protein MAAITAGLVKELRDKTGAGMMDCKAALTETDGDIEAAVDWLRKKGLAKAAKKAGRVAAEGLVAVESSGHYAAAVEVNAETDFVARNADFQAFVRETAKVAINTDGTVEALSAAKFPGETVTVADKLQSLIATIGENMTLRRSVKLQVEKGIVATYVHGAVVEGQGRIGVLVALESAGDVEKLSALGRLIAMHVAALNPLALDASGIDPATIAREKAILLEKHQGKPANVQDKIAESGMKSFFKENTLLDQAFVHDGSKSVAQVLKENEGSVGAPIAIKGFVRYALGEGIEKEETDFAAEVAAAAGQS, from the coding sequence ATGGCCGCGATCACTGCAGGACTGGTGAAGGAACTGCGCGACAAGACCGGCGCCGGCATGATGGACTGCAAGGCCGCGCTCACCGAGACCGACGGCGACATCGAAGCCGCCGTGGACTGGCTGCGCAAGAAGGGCCTCGCCAAGGCCGCCAAGAAGGCCGGTCGCGTGGCGGCCGAGGGCCTGGTGGCGGTGGAGTCCTCCGGCCACTATGCCGCCGCCGTCGAGGTGAATGCGGAAACCGACTTCGTCGCCCGCAACGCCGACTTCCAGGCGTTTGTGCGTGAGACCGCTAAGGTCGCCATCAATACCGACGGCACCGTCGAGGCGCTCTCCGCCGCCAAGTTTCCGGGCGAGACCGTCACCGTCGCCGACAAGCTGCAGAGCCTGATCGCCACCATCGGCGAGAACATGACACTGCGCCGCTCGGTGAAGTTGCAGGTCGAGAAGGGCATTGTCGCCACCTACGTGCATGGCGCGGTGGTTGAGGGCCAGGGCCGCATCGGCGTGCTGGTGGCGCTCGAATCGGCCGGCGACGTGGAGAAGCTTTCCGCGCTCGGTCGCCTGATCGCCATGCATGTGGCGGCGCTGAACCCGCTGGCCCTCGACGCCTCCGGCATCGACCCGGCGACGATCGCCCGCGAGAAGGCCATTCTGCTCGAGAAGCACCAGGGCAAGCCCGCCAACGTGCAGGACAAGATCGCCGAGAGCGGCATGAAGTCCTTCTTCAAGGAGAACACGCTCCTCGATCAGGCCTTCGTGCATGACGGCTCCAAGTCCGTGGCGCAGGTGCTGAAGGAGAATGAGGGCTCCGTCGGCGCCCCCATCGCCATCAAGGGCTTCGTGCGCTACGCGCTGGGCGAGGGCATCGAGAAGGAAGAGACCGACTTCGCGGCGGAAGTGGCCGCCGCGGCGGGCCAGTCCTGA
- a CDS encoding 30S ribosomal protein S2: MALPDYSMRQLLEAGVHFGHQAHRWNPKMSPYIFGVRNNIHIIDLSQTVPALHRALQAVSDTVANGGRVLFVGTKRQAADQVADAARRSAQYYVNSRWLGGMLTNWKTISHSIQRLKKLEEMLSGPEQGSGYTKKERLTLSREKEKLERALGGIRDMGGLPDLLFVIDTNKEDIAVKEAQRLGIPVAAILDTNCDPDGIAFPVPGNDDAGRAIQLYCDLVARAAIDGISRGAGEFADLGEAEAPMLDDVPVETSIWSSFEPLSGPRGVADDLKKLTGVSPEIEQKLNDLGVFHFSQLAGLDAHDAQVIGEEVGLPGRVDGWVAQAKEFSAEVE, from the coding sequence GTGGCGCTTCCCGATTATTCGATGCGTCAGCTCCTCGAAGCTGGCGTCCATTTCGGCCATCAGGCCCATCGCTGGAACCCCAAGATGTCCCCGTACATCTTCGGCGTCCGCAACAATATCCACATCATCGACCTGTCGCAGACCGTGCCCGCGCTGCATCGCGCGCTGCAGGCCGTGTCCGACACGGTGGCCAATGGCGGTCGTGTGCTGTTCGTCGGCACCAAGCGTCAGGCGGCGGACCAGGTGGCCGATGCCGCCCGTCGTTCCGCGCAGTATTATGTGAATTCCCGCTGGCTGGGCGGCATGCTCACTAACTGGAAGACCATCTCCCACTCCATCCAGCGCCTCAAGAAGCTGGAAGAGATGCTCTCCGGCCCCGAGCAGGGCTCTGGCTACACCAAGAAGGAGCGCCTGACGCTCTCCCGTGAAAAGGAGAAGCTGGAGCGCGCTCTGGGCGGTATCCGTGACATGGGCGGCCTGCCCGACCTCCTGTTCGTGATCGACACGAACAAGGAAGACATCGCGGTGAAGGAAGCGCAGCGCCTGGGTATCCCGGTGGCCGCCATCCTCGACACCAATTGCGATCCCGACGGCATCGCCTTCCCCGTGCCCGGCAATGACGACGCCGGCCGCGCCATCCAGCTCTATTGCGATCTGGTCGCCCGCGCCGCTATCGACGGCATTTCCCGCGGTGCCGGCGAGTTCGCCGACCTCGGCGAGGCCGAGGCTCCCATGCTGGACGACGTGCCGGTCGAGACGAGCATCTGGTCCTCGTTCGAGCCCCTGTCCGGCCCGCGCGGCGTGGCCGACGACCTCAAGAAGCTGACGGGCGTGAGCCCCGAGATCGAGCAGAAGCTGAACGATCTCGGCGTGTTCCACTTCAGCCAGCTGGCTGGCCTCGACGCTCACGACGCCCAGGTGATCGGCGAGGAAGTGGGTCTGCCGGGCCGCGTGGATGGCTGGGTTGCCCAGGCCAAGGAGTTCTCCGCCGAGGTTGAGTGA
- the frr gene encoding ribosome recycling factor, whose product MSSGPFDIADLKRRMQGAISVLKQELGGLRTGRASASLLEPIQIDAYGAHMPLNQVATVSVPEPRMLSVQVWDRSMVSAVEKAIINSNLGLTPATEGQVLRIRIPELNQERRQEMVKVAHKYAEAARVSVRHVRRDGMDLLKKLEKDSEISADDLERQSTQVQKATDEAIAEVDQVLQQKEKEILSV is encoded by the coding sequence ATGAGCAGCGGGCCCTTCGACATTGCCGACCTGAAGCGCCGGATGCAGGGTGCGATCTCCGTGCTGAAGCAGGAACTGGGCGGCCTGCGCACCGGCCGGGCCAGCGCCAGCCTGCTGGAGCCGATTCAGATCGATGCCTATGGCGCCCATATGCCCCTCAACCAGGTGGCCACCGTCTCGGTCCCCGAGCCACGCATGCTGTCGGTCCAGGTGTGGGACCGTTCGATGGTGAGCGCTGTGGAGAAGGCGATCATCAATTCCAATCTCGGCCTGACCCCCGCGACCGAAGGCCAGGTGCTGCGCATCCGCATTCCTGAGCTCAACCAGGAGCGCCGCCAGGAGATGGTGAAGGTCGCTCACAAATACGCCGAGGCGGCCCGCGTTTCCGTGCGCCATGTGCGGCGCGACGGCATGGACCTGCTCAAGAAGCTTGAAAAGGACAGCGAGATCAGCGCCGATGATCTCGAGCGCCAGTCCACCCAGGTCCAGAAGGCCACCGACGAGGCCATCGCCGAAGTGGATCAGGTGTTGCAGCAGAAGGAAAAGGAAATCCTCTCCGTCTGA